AACGAATTGCTTCTTTTACCACCTCATAATTTACCCGTCCCTGACCATCACCTTTTTTAATTTTGTGAGTAACAATGCAAAGTTTCACGCACTACCTCATGAGTCAAGTAATTTTTAATTATTAGAGTTTATTGAGGGGTGAACGAGACGCCAAACCCACAATAAATAGTTAGTTTTTTTGTTTGACTTCACTAACCAAGTATAGATTCATAAATATATAAATATATTACCAATGACAAATCACCAATGACAATTGACAAACGATTCTTACCCGTAGGGGCGCAAGGCCTTGCGCCCCTACATTTGCCCCAACCTACTTAATGGTATGATGTAGCTACTCGTAGTAATTGATTAGCTAATAGTCGCGGAATCAAACTGAGAATTAGAGCGATTATGGTTCGCAAATTAAATTTTTGTTTCCTTAGTGCGAGCCAAAGATAAAAACGTGCATCTGCTAGCTGTTGATTCCGTAGCAAACCAATCCCTAAAGTTGTATGAGCTTCTAACCATTGCTGCTGAAAGTATAATTTAAATTCTTGTAACCGAGTATCTTCCATGAAGATTTTATAACAAAATAATTCGCTTTTAGCTTTGCGGATTTTTGCCTGAGCATCTTTACTACCACTGAGCATAGTATCAGTTTGCTCATGGGTACGATAGCGCGTTAGTCTTTCTGGAAAATAGTAAGCGCCATAACCAGATATAGCACAGAGGTAGGTTAAATATAAATCCCACATGCCACCTACTTCTGGTGGAATATTATCCCAATCAATAACATGATTACGAATTAGACAAGCGGCTGCAGTGGGTATACTTTTATCGACTAAACCAATTTTGTAGAAAGATTGATGAACTCCTTTCGTCAGGTTATGTCGGTTAGAACCGCGTGTATTTTTTTCAGTTTCAGCATAATTAATTTGACTCTGAGCATCTATGATAAATTGGTCACAAAAAGCCAGAATTAAATTGGGATTTGCTTCTAGAGGTGGTACAAGCTTTTCGAGAAAATCCTCGTTCCACATATCATCATCGTGGAGGCTGGCGACATATTTACCCCGTGCTATTTTGAAACCATACATCTGATTCGCCAACATCCCTAAATTTTGCGGTTGTCGCCAAAATCGGATGCGTGAATCACCAAAAGATTCGACAATTTTCTGGGGATTCTCTGGACTAGAATTATCAGTAACAATGATTTCAATATTTTGATAACTCTGCCCAATAGCACTAGCTATGGCTTGCTGAAGATACTCTGGTCGATTATAGGTAGGGATAATAACACTAACTAAAGGTTGTTGACATGTTTGATTTGCTAACATCTTTATTTTGCTCCTCTTTTTAGCTATACAAACCTCGTTTATGCATCAAATTGTTCTATGGTTGTTTCATAAATTTTTTGCAATTTTTTTACATGCACATCAATGGTAAACTCCTGCATCAATAAATCATGACCTTGTTCACCCATTTGTCGGCTTTTATCGTAATTTGTAGACAAATCAGTAATAGCAAAGGCTAACTTCTCGATATCATTGGCTGGCACAAGAATACCTGTTTCTCCATCTCGCAAGTGTTCGGGAATACCGCCAACTTGACTAGCAATTACAGGTCGATATCGGGCGTATGCTTCTAGAGTCACCAGCCCAGCAGGCTCAGGCCAGACACTGGGGAAAACAAGAGCAAAACACTGTTCATAAAGTTTATTTAATTTATCAGTATTACACCACCCATGCCAAACAATACGATCAGTTACACCTAGTTTGCTAGCTAAATTTTCTAATCGGGGTTTATCCCACCCATCACCTGCAATATCGAGTTTAATTTGCGGATTTGTATGTACTAAAGTTTTGAGTAGCCATTCTAGTCCTTTATCAGGAACAATACGTCCAACAAACAAAATTCTCTGCTTTTGGTGAATTTCTAAAGTTAGGGGTGCAGTAGCAATTTGCGGAACGACTATACCATAACGCAAGGTTACAGTTTGCTGAGGTGGCGCACCATGTTTAATCAACTGTTCCCGTACATAATCGCTATTAGCAATGATAGTAAGTTTAAATTTTTTTAATAATTCTATTGTCTGATGAGTGCTTCTAAATTCATTAATTACCCTGTGGGGTCTACGACTACCACAACCATCAATTATCTTACCCCAAGTGCATCCTAAATATGAGAAATTTCGATTACAAGTTACCTGCTGATTAGCTAAATATTTAGTGCCACTAGCACAGTATGGTGAGTGATTGTGAACTGTGAATACAGCCGGACATTTTCCTGTAAGCTGCAATAGTAAATCTTGACTGTGGACGTGCAACAATTTGAACTGACTTTGGTCAATATTTTCTAGCGATTTAATCGGGTCATCGCTAACATTAGGTAATCGTTGCCCCAAAAGAGAAGCTAAATAAGTTTCCACACCTCCACCGACACCTACATTAAAACTAGAACAATGAGAAATTATATTTTTTTGAATAGTTGATTGATGCCATTTAGCATTACCTTGATTAGTATCTGTAATTAAGCTCTTCATTATTACTTCCTATTCCTAATTGAGCAATCCTTGCTGCTTAAATATTTGTCGGAGTTCCTGGTTATAAAGTTCCTGATTATATTTCATTGCGGTAATTCTAGCGGCTTTACCCATTGCTAGACGAATCGACTCGTTGCTAGCTAAAAAATCTAATTTATCAGCTATAGCTTTGACATCTCTCGGTGGTACGATAAATCCATTAATGCCATCTTCAACCAAGTCAGCAGCACCACAATGAGAAGTGACGATTACAGGTAGTCCGCAGGCCATTGCTTCGAGTACTACCAGTCCAAAACCATCTTCAACCGATGGTAAAACTAGCACTGAGCAGCGACTAAATACTGGCACAGGATCTTGACGATTAAAATCCCAAAATTCTTGTTTAATCTGGGGATTTTGTCTGAGAACTTTCTCTATTAAAAGCCGCAGTACACGGGTTGAGGTTCCGCCGACTAATAACATCTCTGACTGAGGAATTTTTGCTTGTAAGAAAGCTGGGATTAAATAGTGAACACCTTTACGTGGCTCGATTGTACCTACATACAATACTCGGAATATCGAGTCATTTTTGACAGCAGGATAAAACTTTTGACTATTAATACTAGGAGTAATAACAGCCAATTTTTCGCCAGGGACACCAGCATCAATAAATGGTTTTTTTGCTACCTTTGCATTCAGCAAGATTAAATCAGCTTGTTCGCACTCCCACAAGAACCTTTGTAGCATTTTTGGGTGCATTGTTGCCACACTGGTTTCTGATAAAAATTGCAGTTCTTGCTGAATTTGTTGCTGCATAAATGGCAGGTAATTATTGAGGCAATAAAGCCAAGTTTTTGCAGCTTTTTTTTTCGTTTTTTCAAATGCCAGATGCGTTTGACCTGCTACTCCGACAATTAAATCGTAGGGATGGGATTGTATTTTTTTGCTTACCTGTTGATCAAAATATAAATCACTGAGTAGTACAGCCAAATCATAGCGACGACGTAGCAGCGGAGTTGTCAATATTCTCCGGCTCCAGTCAGAA
The Gloeotrichia echinulata CP02 DNA segment above includes these coding regions:
- a CDS encoding glycosyltransferase family 2 protein — encoded protein: MLANQTCQQPLVSVIIPTYNRPEYLQQAIASAIGQSYQNIEIIVTDNSSPENPQKIVESFGDSRIRFWRQPQNLGMLANQMYGFKIARGKYVASLHDDDMWNEDFLEKLVPPLEANPNLILAFCDQFIIDAQSQINYAETEKNTRGSNRHNLTKGVHQSFYKIGLVDKSIPTAAACLIRNHVIDWDNIPPEVGGMWDLYLTYLCAISGYGAYYFPERLTRYRTHEQTDTMLSGSKDAQAKIRKAKSELFCYKIFMEDTRLQEFKLYFQQQWLEAHTTLGIGLLRNQQLADARFYLWLALRKQKFNLRTIIALILSLIPRLLANQLLRVATSYH
- a CDS encoding glycosyltransferase family 4 protein, which encodes MKSLITDTNQGNAKWHQSTIQKNIISHCSSFNVGVGGGVETYLASLLGQRLPNVSDDPIKSLENIDQSQFKLLHVHSQDLLLQLTGKCPAVFTVHNHSPYCASGTKYLANQQVTCNRNFSYLGCTWGKIIDGCGSRRPHRVINEFRSTHQTIELLKKFKLTIIANSDYVREQLIKHGAPPQQTVTLRYGIVVPQIATAPLTLEIHQKQRILFVGRIVPDKGLEWLLKTLVHTNPQIKLDIAGDGWDKPRLENLASKLGVTDRIVWHGWCNTDKLNKLYEQCFALVFPSVWPEPAGLVTLEAYARYRPVIASQVGGIPEHLRDGETGILVPANDIEKLAFAITDLSTNYDKSRQMGEQGHDLLMQEFTIDVHVKKLQKIYETTIEQFDA
- a CDS encoding glycosyltransferase family 4 protein — its product is MVKVILTCNTELGTGGQGGFLAHAAAGLSELSHLNVFSAGSQVPHTKFPIYPLGYSDWSRRILTTPLLRRRYDLAVLLSDLYFDQQVSKKIQSHPYDLIVGVAGQTHLAFEKTKKKAAKTWLYCLNNYLPFMQQQIQQELQFLSETSVATMHPKMLQRFLWECEQADLILLNAKVAKKPFIDAGVPGEKLAVITPSINSQKFYPAVKNDSIFRVLYVGTIEPRKGVHYLIPAFLQAKIPQSEMLLVGGTSTRVLRLLIEKVLRQNPQIKQEFWDFNRQDPVPVFSRCSVLVLPSVEDGFGLVVLEAMACGLPVIVTSHCGAADLVEDGINGFIVPPRDVKAIADKLDFLASNESIRLAMGKAARITAMKYNQELYNQELRQIFKQQGLLN